Proteins from one Leptonema illini DSM 21528 genomic window:
- a CDS encoding ABC transporter permease — MTLRAIIMKEWIQTFRDKRMLLIIFAVPVLQMILFGVATDNEVRNLRTIIVDQDRSGLSREIFSAVSRGDYFHVTEITGDVNYGVSALMQNRARIVIVIPPGLEGHFRSADAKAQVQLMLDGSDGNSATIAMGYLLRILNSTAEKAMPAAVSGLRPSVHPLHIETRVLYNQALVSSHYMVPGIIAMILTVITTMLTAMGITREKERGTFEQLVVSPIRGWELMLGKTIPYAVIAAVDAAIATGIGMLIFQIPLAGSLSALVVLNLAYILAMLGMGLFISTISQTQQQAMMTVFAVLFPFIILSDFFFPLENMPQAVQYGTLLNPMRYALRAQREIFLKGSGWEQVWPNILVLTGFAVAFLSYGSLRFRKSLQV; from the coding sequence ATGACTCTGCGTGCCATCATCATGAAAGAATGGATTCAGACGTTTCGCGACAAACGAATGCTTCTGATTATCTTTGCCGTGCCCGTGTTGCAGATGATCCTGTTCGGCGTCGCTACGGATAATGAGGTGCGGAACCTGCGCACCATCATCGTCGACCAGGATCGATCGGGCCTTTCGCGTGAGATCTTCTCGGCCGTCAGCCGCGGAGATTATTTTCACGTTACCGAAATCACCGGCGATGTTAACTATGGCGTCAGCGCTCTGATGCAGAACCGTGCGCGTATCGTGATCGTCATCCCGCCCGGACTCGAAGGCCACTTTCGCTCGGCCGATGCAAAGGCGCAGGTTCAGCTCATGCTCGACGGGTCAGATGGCAACTCGGCGACGATTGCAATGGGCTATCTGCTGCGCATCTTAAACAGCACGGCTGAAAAGGCGATGCCTGCCGCCGTTTCAGGCCTGCGTCCGTCCGTGCATCCGCTTCACATCGAGACAAGGGTGCTTTATAATCAGGCCCTGGTCTCATCGCATTATATGGTGCCGGGCATCATCGCCATGATCCTCACGGTCATCACGACGATGCTCACGGCGATGGGCATCACCCGCGAAAAAGAACGCGGCACCTTCGAACAGCTTGTCGTCTCGCCCATCCGCGGATGGGAGCTGATGCTCGGCAAGACCATCCCCTATGCGGTAATTGCCGCCGTCGACGCGGCCATCGCTACGGGTATTGGAATGCTCATCTTTCAGATTCCGCTTGCCGGTTCGCTGTCGGCGCTTGTCGTGTTGAACCTCGCCTATATCCTCGCCATGCTCGGTATGGGCCTTTTTATCTCGACGATCAGCCAGACGCAGCAGCAGGCGATGATGACGGTCTTTGCCGTTCTCTTTCCTTTTATTATACTTTCGGATTTCTTTTTCCCGCTCGAGAACATGCCGCAGGCCGTTCAATACGGAACGTTGCTCAACCCCATGCGGTATGCCCTGCGCGCACAGCGTGAGATTTTTCTGAAAGGGAGCGGGTGGGAGCAGGTCTGGCCGAATATTCTGGTGCTGACCGGCTTTGCCGTTGCTTTTTTGAGCTACGGATCATTGCGTTTTCGAAAGAGCCTGCAGGTCTGA
- a CDS encoding ABC transporter permease, producing the protein MKATLERIYAMAWKEWIHIRRDFRTLYLAFILPVVMILIFGYAVDFDIDGIRMGVVDRDRTEESRSFIAHLTAGGWFRLERYETTDSGLMTALDNGQIKIGVFIPEGFARSIRRGDQPEIQALLDGSDNNAATVGQNYLLLGAARYSESIMKDGLNRSGLADMRVARLSPAPLIYFNPELKSRFYILPGIIALTTAILAALLTSLVIAREWERGTMEQLIATPVRPYEIIIGKIIPYIGISVLQTTMTAVLSVVVFGIPFRGNPIWLLPGAVLFATGTLGLGMMLSSVMKSQLPAMQAAFVATMLPGIILSNFVFPIESMPAIIRMITYIVPAKYFLVVLRTLFLKGTGPEAYVLELVFLALFAAFVLFVATRKTVKRVA; encoded by the coding sequence ATGAAGGCGACACTGGAGCGTATCTATGCGATGGCCTGGAAAGAGTGGATTCACATCCGGCGTGATTTTCGCACGCTTTACCTGGCCTTTATTCTTCCCGTTGTGATGATCCTCATCTTCGGCTATGCCGTAGACTTTGATATCGACGGCATACGCATGGGCGTCGTCGATCGCGACCGCACAGAAGAGAGCCGATCCTTTATCGCCCACCTTACGGCAGGGGGATGGTTTCGATTGGAGCGATACGAAACGACCGACTCCGGTTTAATGACTGCCCTTGATAACGGTCAGATCAAGATAGGCGTCTTTATTCCTGAAGGATTTGCCCGAAGCATCCGTCGAGGGGATCAGCCCGAGATACAGGCGCTCCTTGACGGAAGCGATAATAACGCGGCGACGGTCGGTCAGAACTATCTTCTGCTTGGCGCTGCGCGGTATTCCGAGTCGATCATGAAAGACGGCCTGAACAGGTCCGGGTTAGCCGACATGAGAGTCGCACGCCTTTCACCCGCTCCGCTCATCTACTTTAATCCCGAGCTGAAAAGCCGCTTTTATATACTGCCCGGTATCATCGCCCTGACGACGGCCATTCTTGCCGCTCTGTTAACCTCGCTTGTCATCGCCCGCGAGTGGGAGAGGGGAACGATGGAGCAGCTCATCGCCACGCCTGTGCGCCCCTACGAGATCATCATCGGTAAGATCATCCCCTACATCGGCATAAGCGTCTTGCAGACGACGATGACGGCCGTGCTCTCCGTCGTCGTATTCGGCATACCGTTTCGCGGGAATCCGATCTGGCTGCTTCCGGGCGCCGTGCTTTTCGCGACGGGAACGCTTGGCCTCGGCATGATGCTGTCGAGCGTGATGAAAAGTCAGCTGCCGGCGATGCAGGCGGCCTTTGTGGCGACGATGCTTCCCGGTATTATCCTTTCAAATTTTGTTTTTCCAATAGAGAGCATGCCTGCCATCATTCGCATGATTACTTATATAGTGCCGGCGAAATACTTTCTCGTCGTGTTGCGCACGTTATTCCTGAAAGGCACCGGCCCGGAGGCCTACGTGCTTGAGCTTGTCTTTCTTGCTCTTTTTGCCGCCTTTGTTCTCTTTGTGGCGACTCGCAAAACCGTGAAGAGGGTGGCCTGA
- a CDS encoding ABC transporter ATP-binding protein translates to MNRAVLVENLSRHFGSFRAVDDISFDVQAGEIFGFLGANGAGKSTTIRMLCGILPPSSGRARVLGIDIAENPGGVKQSIGYMSQRFSLYGDLTVEENINFAAGIRGLAGDPLRRRKNQILQETGLESDRRMRTDKLPGGVKQRLALSCSLIHDPRLIFLDEPTAGVDPASRRMFWDLIREMKERGRTVFVTSHYMDEVEQCDRIALMNRGRIDALDSPSALRATILPGPVLEIHGGESVGALLESWRQRSDEIVRIDPFGRGYHVVVKGKALSFQRALREKGCEVRVVPASLEDVFVYVIGRAQA, encoded by the coding sequence ATGAATCGGGCCGTGCTTGTTGAGAATCTCAGCCGCCACTTCGGCTCCTTTCGCGCCGTCGATGACATCTCGTTCGATGTGCAGGCCGGCGAGATCTTCGGCTTTCTCGGTGCAAACGGCGCCGGTAAGTCGACGACGATCCGCATGCTGTGCGGTATTCTACCTCCAAGCTCCGGGCGCGCACGCGTTCTCGGTATCGATATCGCCGAAAACCCGGGAGGCGTCAAACAGAGCATCGGCTACATGTCACAGCGGTTTTCGTTATACGGAGATTTAACCGTCGAAGAGAACATCAATTTCGCCGCCGGTATTCGCGGCCTTGCAGGCGATCCGCTGCGCCGGCGTAAGAATCAGATTCTGCAGGAAACGGGGCTTGAGTCAGATCGTCGCATGCGCACGGATAAACTTCCGGGCGGCGTCAAGCAGCGCCTTGCGCTCAGCTGTTCGTTGATTCACGATCCGCGGCTGATCTTTCTCGATGAGCCGACAGCCGGCGTCGATCCGGCGTCGCGTCGTATGTTCTGGGATTTGATCCGCGAGATGAAGGAGCGCGGACGCACGGTTTTCGTGACAAGCCACTATATGGACGAAGTGGAGCAGTGCGACCGCATCGCCCTTATGAATCGGGGTCGCATCGACGCCCTTGATAGCCCATCCGCACTTCGAGCGACGATTCTGCCAGGGCCCGTGCTTGAGATTCACGGAGGCGAGAGCGTCGGCGCTCTGCTTGAATCATGGAGGCAGCGTAGCGATGAGATCGTTCGCATCGATCCCTTCGGTCGGGGCTATCATGTTGTCGTTAAGGGAAAGGCGCTAAGTTTTCAACGAGCCCTGCGAGAGAAGGGATGCGAGGTGCGCGTCGTTCCTGCATCTCTTGAAGACGTGTTCGTTTATGTAATAGGCAGGGCGCAGGCATGA
- a CDS encoding ABC transporter ATP-binding protein, which translates to MPTSIITGADSRSVISMSDVSRRFADVRAVEHVSLTVERGEIYGLIGPDGAGKTTTMRLLAGALAADEGSIHVMGLDVSKEPDRIKERIGYMPQLYGLYTDLTVYENLAFFARLFGVHKNRERRIDELLEFVRLSEFKERKAGDLSGGMYKKLAIACSILHRPDLLLLDEPTNGVDPVSRRDLWALLFSLSADGVAVLVSTPYMDEAERCHRVGLMYDGMLLREGTPVGLLRELQNRVFVFETRTPADDLERLRRELPEGALTAIAPEGIRVVFAGSKKTVRRMKIAHPGIEDLLMLVQYQKEHA; encoded by the coding sequence GTGCCGACAAGCATCATCACAGGCGCCGATTCTCGCTCCGTCATCAGCATGTCGGATGTCTCGCGTCGCTTCGCCGATGTTCGCGCCGTCGAGCATGTAAGCCTGACGGTCGAACGCGGCGAAATCTACGGACTGATCGGCCCGGACGGTGCTGGCAAGACGACGACGATGAGGCTGCTTGCCGGAGCGTTAGCCGCAGATGAAGGATCGATTCATGTGATGGGCCTTGACGTCTCGAAAGAGCCCGATCGTATCAAAGAGCGCATCGGCTATATGCCGCAGCTCTACGGCCTGTATACCGATCTGACCGTGTACGAGAATCTTGCCTTTTTCGCGCGACTCTTCGGCGTTCACAAAAACCGGGAGCGACGCATTGATGAGCTTCTGGAGTTTGTGAGGCTTTCGGAGTTCAAAGAGAGAAAGGCCGGCGACCTTTCAGGCGGCATGTACAAGAAGCTTGCCATCGCCTGTTCGATTCTGCACAGACCCGATCTGCTTCTTCTGGATGAGCCGACGAACGGTGTCGATCCCGTCTCGCGTCGAGATCTGTGGGCCCTGCTTTTCTCTCTTTCAGCCGACGGTGTGGCCGTGCTTGTCAGTACACCCTATATGGACGAGGCCGAGCGCTGTCATCGTGTCGGTCTGATGTATGACGGTATGCTTTTACGCGAAGGGACGCCGGTCGGACTGCTTCGCGAGCTGCAGAACCGTGTTTTCGTTTTCGAGACGAGAACGCCTGCCGACGATCTGGAGCGCCTGCGACGTGAGTTACCCGAAGGAGCTTTAACCGCTATTGCCCCCGAAGGTATTCGCGTCGTATTTGCCGGTAGCAAGAAGACCGTCCGGCGCATGAAGATTGCACACCCCGGCATCGAAGATCTGCTCATGCTGGTGCAGTACCAGAAGGAGCATGCATGA
- a CDS encoding HlyD family secretion protein, with amino-acid sequence MSPFRRISFVSLLLPLPVVMACSDNGAAVAGSGTIEVDQIRISPLYAGRIAGIAVREGDRFAKGDALVFLQNEEIEADVDFSRSGLEAARSGITQAQADYENARKERLRGEQLFRSGSLARQDLDRLLTREKVSLSRLQAARAQSGQLEAALRRSKSRVREITLLAPVDGVVLSRNFEIGEVALPGAAILSVADLSTVRLNVYLPGPDLHSIQTGAKAFVKVDGLDREFEGIIESIADEAEFTPKNVQTADARARLVYEVRIRLDNSERILKPGMPADARIALREADGGRPQGQSR; translated from the coding sequence ATGAGCCCATTTCGAAGAATCAGTTTCGTCTCGCTATTGTTACCGCTTCCCGTCGTGATGGCCTGCTCGGATAACGGCGCCGCCGTCGCCGGATCGGGAACGATCGAGGTCGATCAGATCCGCATCTCGCCTCTGTATGCCGGGCGTATCGCAGGAATCGCCGTGCGCGAGGGCGATCGCTTTGCGAAAGGAGACGCTCTGGTCTTTTTACAGAATGAGGAGATCGAGGCCGATGTCGATTTTTCTCGGTCAGGCCTGGAGGCGGCGCGAAGCGGCATCACACAGGCCCAGGCCGATTATGAGAACGCCCGCAAAGAACGTCTGCGCGGTGAGCAGCTGTTTCGATCGGGCAGCCTGGCCCGTCAGGATCTCGATCGTCTGCTCACTCGCGAGAAGGTATCGTTATCCAGATTGCAGGCGGCACGGGCGCAGTCGGGTCAGCTTGAGGCCGCTCTGCGTCGTTCAAAAAGCAGGGTGCGCGAGATCACGCTTTTGGCGCCTGTCGACGGCGTCGTGCTTTCGCGAAATTTTGAGATCGGCGAGGTAGCCCTTCCGGGAGCGGCCATTCTCAGTGTCGCCGATCTTTCGACTGTGCGCCTGAACGTCTATCTTCCTGGCCCCGACCTGCACTCGATACAGACGGGAGCAAAGGCCTTTGTAAAAGTCGACGGACTGGATCGGGAGTTCGAGGGCATAATCGAATCCATTGCCGATGAAGCGGAATTCACTCCGAAGAACGTACAGACGGCCGATGCGAGGGCGCGCCTTGTATACGAGGTGCGCATTCGCCTGGATAACTCCGAGCGCATCCTCAAGCCGGGCATGCCGGCCGATGCGCGCATCGCACTGCGAGAAGCAGATGGGGGACGCCCGCAGGGGCAGAGCAGATAG
- a CDS encoding TolC family protein, translated as MEKIRAARSGSVSRYDGVDYGGGRSRKDAFLIVAAFFIIVCFAHPLALSGEGLSLAEAVEQGWKANSSLRVQENELKKAELDGAIADSFSYPELSLFSSYSHIDPRPGVRKEILPGMAPLELNMGRNDMFSHGAQLRYILYEGGRRSHLQEASKQMKEASRWLLLDRRRTVQFDVRRAYLTILLLKEMEHLATDNLDRHRRRSADADRAFKAGTIARLELLRAQAEEEDARIAVDEAADRKRTGLRQFAILLNVKDLPDPIGDLQRASEQAMHFDVALLRAEEPEFARLMAVSFQRRASEEAAEAKKAESLPTVVTGVKAAQVNPYLGDKRYGTEYSAFLQLSYPIFDSGRSEAVYERAKIDAQNAALQADELERTLKAQYDLLIERIESGRRTILSRKVGVERAKLALEAAQVAHKNGSIDLSRLLDAEVLLLKSEVEFLRSTAEFYENLADWERWSGRSSGQFEIFNKSKP; from the coding sequence ATGGAAAAAATTCGTGCAGCTCGATCCGGCTCAGTATCGCGATACGATGGCGTCGATTATGGCGGCGGCCGTTCGCGAAAAGACGCCTTCCTGATTGTTGCCGCTTTCTTCATTATCGTATGTTTCGCACATCCGCTCGCTCTTAGCGGCGAAGGCCTGTCGCTGGCCGAAGCCGTCGAGCAGGGATGGAAGGCGAACTCGTCGCTGCGCGTGCAGGAGAACGAGCTCAAGAAGGCTGAGCTCGACGGCGCGATTGCCGACTCGTTTTCGTATCCGGAGCTCAGCCTGTTCAGCTCCTATTCCCATATCGATCCGCGCCCCGGAGTGCGTAAAGAGATCCTGCCTGGAATGGCTCCGCTTGAGCTGAACATGGGTCGTAACGATATGTTCAGTCACGGCGCACAGCTGCGTTATATTCTCTATGAAGGCGGACGCCGGTCGCATTTACAGGAGGCGTCGAAGCAGATGAAAGAGGCCTCGCGCTGGCTTCTGCTTGATCGTCGCCGCACGGTGCAGTTTGATGTGCGCCGGGCCTATCTGACGATTCTTCTGCTAAAAGAGATGGAGCATCTGGCCACCGACAATCTTGATCGTCATCGCCGTCGCTCTGCCGACGCCGATCGTGCGTTCAAGGCGGGAACGATCGCACGTCTTGAGCTGCTGCGAGCGCAGGCCGAAGAGGAAGATGCTCGCATCGCCGTCGATGAGGCCGCCGATCGCAAGCGCACCGGGCTGCGTCAGTTTGCCATATTGCTCAATGTGAAAGATCTTCCGGATCCGATCGGTGATCTGCAGCGTGCATCAGAGCAGGCGATGCATTTCGACGTCGCCCTTCTGCGAGCTGAAGAGCCCGAGTTTGCCCGACTGATGGCCGTGTCCTTTCAGCGCAGGGCGTCCGAAGAGGCGGCCGAGGCGAAGAAGGCCGAGAGTCTGCCCACCGTCGTTACGGGCGTTAAGGCGGCTCAGGTTAACCCGTATCTCGGCGATAAAAGATACGGAACCGAGTACAGCGCCTTCTTGCAGTTGAGTTATCCGATCTTTGATTCGGGCAGATCCGAGGCCGTATATGAAAGAGCGAAGATCGACGCGCAGAACGCCGCTCTGCAGGCCGACGAGCTTGAGCGAACGCTGAAGGCGCAATACGATCTATTAATCGAGCGTATTGAAAGCGGACGCCGCACCATTCTATCACGCAAGGTCGGAGTGGAGCGAGCGAAGCTTGCTCTTGAGGCGGCTCAGGTGGCCCACAAAAACGGGTCGATCGATCTGAGTCGCCTGCTCGACGCCGAGGTGCTGCTTTTGAAAAGCGAGGTGGAGTTTCTGCGCAGCACCGCGGAATTCTATGAAAACCTCGCCGACTGGGAGCGCTGGAGCGGTCGTAGCTCCGGCCAGTTTGAGATCTTTAACAAGAGCAAGCCATGA
- a CDS encoding TetR/AcrR family transcriptional regulator, producing the protein MKEAKTGRKHDRNAQESRQLILEAAFSLFAEKGFHGTTTKAIARQAGVSEGLIFHHFENKTAILGALVQGIVGSNLDVVMKSLIAQREGDDLEAILKDVFDLFERSAREGRLRDMIRIVFNSLMTLPDDEKQRFVRQIHDTLWIPLTEAMTPRMKNASVDPYIFFRIIQGSIMGYILFQEVLEWKKFVQLDPAQYRDTMASIMAAAVREKTPS; encoded by the coding sequence TTGAAAGAGGCGAAGACAGGCAGAAAGCACGATCGGAATGCACAGGAAAGTCGCCAGCTGATCCTTGAGGCGGCCTTTTCTCTTTTTGCCGAGAAGGGCTTTCATGGCACGACGACAAAGGCAATTGCCCGGCAGGCCGGCGTCTCAGAGGGGCTGATCTTTCATCATTTCGAGAACAAAACGGCCATCCTCGGCGCTCTCGTGCAGGGCATTGTCGGATCCAACCTCGACGTCGTCATGAAATCGCTCATTGCGCAACGCGAAGGCGACGATCTTGAGGCGATCCTGAAAGACGTCTTCGATCTATTCGAAAGAAGCGCTCGCGAAGGACGTCTGCGCGATATGATTCGCATCGTTTTCAATTCGCTCATGACGCTGCCCGACGACGAGAAACAGAGATTCGTTCGGCAGATTCACGATACGCTGTGGATTCCGTTAACCGAAGCGATGACGCCGCGTATGAAAAATGCGAGCGTCGATCCGTATATTTTCTTTCGCATTATTCAGGGTTCTATTATGGGATACATCCTCTTTCAGGAGGTTCTGGAATGGAAAAAATTCGTGCAGCTCGATCCGGCTCAGTATCGCGATACGATGGCGTCGATTATGGCGGCGGCCGTTCGCGAAAAGACGCCTTCCTGA
- the ltrA gene encoding group II intron reverse transcriptase/maturase → METTTENADYCPLNQWGLSADLSLLRTKLFHKAKAEAKFRFYSLYGHVLRKDTLESAWKRVRANKGAPGIDGISFEDIEKRKDGVDGFLEGLLISLKESTYRPDPVKRVYIPKKDGRKRPLGIPTIKDRVIQMAVLLIIEPIFEADFLDTSYGFRPGRSAHDAVEAIRSELKGGKRVVYDADLKGYFDTIPHDNLMKAVERRIVDRSVLKLLRMWLKATIVDVDENGKKKWHKSTIGTPQGGVISPLLANIYLHHFEKYFHAMTTSRKIQASIVRYADDFVILMKEPMKEMIHHLEDLLETRFRLTINREKTRWVDLRTTGPILDFLGFSFRYEKGIHHRNYLCLNVYPSKKSVKNLKGKIHEFLSYRNSYKPVDQAIAELNRTLRGWDNYFAVGYRKRAYSEVNYYLHLKFWKFLTRKSQRKTKLPEGDTWNSYLRKQGLQFLSYA, encoded by the coding sequence TTGGAAACTACTACGGAAAATGCAGACTACTGCCCGCTAAACCAGTGGGGACTCTCTGCGGACCTCTCTCTTTTGAGAACGAAGCTCTTTCACAAAGCAAAAGCGGAAGCAAAGTTTCGATTCTACTCGCTGTACGGCCATGTGCTCAGGAAGGACACCCTTGAATCTGCGTGGAAACGAGTAAGGGCCAATAAGGGTGCGCCGGGCATCGACGGAATCAGCTTTGAGGACATTGAAAAGAGAAAAGACGGTGTGGATGGATTTCTTGAGGGACTGTTAATCAGCCTGAAAGAATCAACGTATCGTCCGGACCCTGTTAAACGCGTGTACATTCCGAAGAAGGATGGTCGGAAAAGACCCCTTGGAATCCCCACCATCAAAGACCGCGTTATCCAGATGGCCGTCCTCCTGATCATCGAACCGATCTTCGAGGCGGATTTTCTGGACACCTCTTACGGTTTCCGACCGGGTCGTTCGGCACATGATGCCGTTGAAGCGATACGGTCTGAACTGAAAGGAGGCAAGCGTGTTGTCTATGACGCGGATCTGAAGGGTTATTTCGATACCATCCCGCATGACAATCTCATGAAGGCAGTCGAGAGAAGAATCGTTGATCGATCCGTTTTGAAGCTGCTTCGTATGTGGTTGAAAGCGACGATAGTGGATGTCGATGAGAATGGAAAGAAGAAATGGCACAAAAGCACGATAGGCACGCCTCAGGGAGGCGTCATCTCGCCGCTTCTCGCCAACATCTACCTCCATCACTTCGAGAAATACTTCCATGCCATGACTACGAGCAGGAAGATTCAGGCATCCATTGTACGCTATGCGGATGACTTCGTGATCTTGATGAAGGAACCGATGAAAGAGATGATCCATCATCTTGAGGATCTACTTGAAACACGATTCCGTCTGACGATAAACAGAGAGAAAACAAGGTGGGTCGATCTGCGAACGACAGGCCCGATTCTTGATTTCCTCGGCTTCTCCTTCCGGTACGAAAAAGGAATCCATCACAGGAACTATCTATGCCTGAATGTTTATCCGTCAAAGAAATCCGTCAAGAATCTAAAAGGGAAAATACACGAATTCCTCTCCTACAGGAACTCCTATAAACCGGTGGATCAGGCCATCGCAGAGCTGAATCGCACGCTCAGAGGATGGGATAACTACTTCGCAGTGGGATACCGCAAGAGAGCCTACAGCGAAGTAAACTACTATCTCCATCTGAAATTCTGGAAATTCCTCACGAGGAAAAGCCAGCGTAAGACGAAGCTCCCGGAGGGTGACACCTGGAATTCCTATTTGAGGAAACAGGGGCTGCAATTCCTATCCTATGCTTAA
- a CDS encoding type 1 glutamine amidotransferase, which yields MPSLHIIQHVPFEPAGILPDLARRRGWSVSVTEQFSGDMLPQVEKIDRLIVMGGPMGTKDEAEFPYLTAEKAFIRAAIARGTPVLGICLGAQLLAETLGATVRPNGQKEIGFFSVQKTDAARSSRFFADFPDTFTPLHWHGDTFSLPDGATQIARTDVCEQQAFEFGPHIGLQFHLEMTPELLAGLIENARYELVAAPFIMSEAELKEKAGLLKDAHALMVRLFERWLE from the coding sequence ATGCCTTCTCTCCATATTATCCAGCATGTTCCGTTTGAACCGGCCGGCATCCTGCCAGATCTCGCTCGCCGGCGGGGCTGGTCGGTCTCCGTAACCGAACAGTTTTCTGGCGATATGCTGCCTCAGGTCGAAAAAATCGACCGCCTGATCGTCATGGGCGGACCGATGGGCACAAAGGACGAGGCGGAGTTCCCCTACCTGACTGCCGAGAAGGCCTTTATCAGGGCTGCGATCGCCCGGGGCACGCCCGTGCTTGGCATCTGTCTTGGAGCACAGCTTCTCGCCGAGACGCTTGGCGCCACCGTGCGGCCCAACGGACAGAAAGAGATCGGATTCTTTTCCGTTCAGAAAACCGACGCCGCTCGTAGCAGCCGCTTCTTTGCCGATTTTCCCGATACGTTCACCCCGCTTCACTGGCATGGCGATACGTTCAGCCTGCCCGACGGAGCGACACAGATCGCCCGAACAGACGTCTGCGAACAGCAGGCCTTTGAGTTCGGTCCGCATATCGGATTGCAGTTTCATCTGGAGATGACGCCCGAGCTGCTTGCAGGATTGATCGAGAATGCCCGGTACGAACTTGTCGCTGCGCCCTTCATCATGTCAGAGGCTGAGCTTAAAGAAAAGGCCGGCCTGTTAAAGGATGCGCATGCGCTGATGGTACGGCTTTTCGAACGCTGGCTGGAGTGA
- a CDS encoding DUF5615 family PIN-like protein — protein MKLLLDSCIGRSAVHYLRSKGLEVVWAVEWGRDPGDKEMLRYAFENDAVLVTLDKDFGELAIVYGVLHAGIIRLTGIKSSEQGPFCKRILEKHPVDLKNRAIITASPDRIRIRLPED, from the coding sequence ATGAAACTGCTTCTTGATTCCTGTATAGGAAGGTCCGCTGTCCATTATCTTCGCAGTAAAGGACTCGAGGTCGTATGGGCTGTAGAATGGGGCCGTGACCCGGGCGATAAAGAAATGCTCAGATACGCCTTCGAGAACGACGCCGTTCTTGTTACTCTTGATAAGGATTTCGGAGAACTGGCGATTGTGTACGGAGTCTTGCATGCCGGCATCATTCGCCTTACCGGCATTAAGTCATCGGAACAGGGACCATTCTGTAAGCGCATCCTTGAAAAGCATCCCGTAGATCTGAAAAATCGTGCCATCATTACGGCCTCGCCCGATAGAATCCGCATTCGACTGCCGGAAGACTGA
- a CDS encoding DUF433 domain-containing protein, which produces MKEQELLKRITFNPDIFSGKPIIRGHRIAVEHILGMLVAGDSIESLLDAYPYLEKEDILACLAYAHRMVAHERVEITV; this is translated from the coding sequence ATGAAAGAACAGGAACTTCTGAAACGCATCACCTTCAATCCTGATATCTTCTCGGGAAAGCCGATCATTCGGGGGCACAGAATTGCCGTAGAACATATCCTCGGCATGCTTGTCGCCGGAGATAGCATCGAATCTCTTCTTGATGCATACCCTTATCTGGAGAAAGAAGACATCCTGGCATGCCTTGCCTACGCACACAGAATGGTTGCGCATGAACGGGTCGAAATCACAGTCTGA